The Lipingzhangella halophila genomic interval CCCGACGCTGTACGCCTTTGTGTTCACCATCGACCCCGCCACCACAGGTCTCACCCAGCGAGATCTACTCGCCGCCCTGCACTCGCGCGGCCGCTACGAGGTGACCGACTGCGACTCCATGCGCCCCCTGCACACCCATGCCGCCTTCACCCACCCCCACTCCCCAGTCGCCGACTATCCCCATCCGCTTATTCGCGGCCCGCTGTCGGTCGCGACCTGGCTGTCCGAGCACACGCTGCGCGTCACTGTTCCCTCCGAGAACACCGCCACAGCACATCGCTACATCCACACGGTCGCCGAGGCGCTCGAAACCGCCCTCAGCCCATCCGCAGCGCGCTAACGTCACCCCCATGGACCACGACCTCGACCTCCTGACCCAGGGCGCCGACCGCGATGGAATCGACAAGCACGTGGTCGGCGCAGTCATCCACAACGACAGACACGTGCTCATCCTGCGCCGCAGTGGTGAGGACGGCTTCCTGCCCGGTATCGAGGAACTGCCCTCCGGCGGGGCCGAGCCCGGGGAAGACCTTGTCCAGGCCCTCGCCCGGGAACTCGCCGAGGAAGTGGGATGGCGCCAACCGCTCCAGCTCGACCCGGGCTTCGTCGCCACGTTCGACTACACCACCGGAAGTGGGCGCCGGGCCCGCCAGTTCACCTTCAGCCTCGCCCACGACGGCACCCCGATCTCCCTGTCCGCCGAGCACACCTCCCACCGGTGGATCACCCCCGACGAACTCGCCCACACCACCCTGACCGCGGAATCCAAGAACACCATCATGACCTGGGCCGGCCAAGCCGCCTCAAGACTCCAAACCGGGTGATGGGGGCAAGCTGTCTCCCCTTCCCGCGACGAGTTCGGCGACAGCTTGCGCTGAGGCGTGGAACAGTGCGGGCACGACGCTGGTATACACATCCAAGGTCGTCGAGACCCGGGTGTCCCCCAGCGTCTCCTGGACGACCTTGACGTCGGTCCCGGCGGCCAGCATCAGTGTCGCTGCCCCGTGGCGCAGGTCATGCAGCCGGATCGGTGGAAGCCCAGCCTGGGCTGCGAGATCCCGGAAACGCCGCAACAACCAGTCCGGGCGCAGCGGCTCCTGCTTTGACAACGCCGTCACTGAGAGCTTTTTCGCCTCGCTGGAGACCGAACTGATCGACCGCACGCGGTTTTCGACCCGCGCCCAGGCCCAGCAGGCGGTGTTCTCCTACATCGAGGGCTTCTATAACCCGCACCGGCGCCACTCGGCCAATGCCAAACTCAGCCCCGCCGACTATGAACGTCATCACACCGCAGCACTGGCCTCAGCGCCGCATCCACCCTCGCTGACCAGTAAAGCCGCCTGAGAACCCAAGCCCACCACCTGTCAACTAAACCGAAGCAACTTCAGCTTATGCGACATGGAATCCACTTGCACCGAACGATCCATGAGTTTTCGAACCAAAGTCACAGCCCCTTTGCGGCCGAATATTGGCCCTTCCAAAGACAACACCATTAATTCGACCCGAATTTCTGCCTATCAGCCACTCACTCTATATTCGGCGCACCCCGGACGCATCATATACGCCCATCCCGCGAGGATCCGAAAATACTCGTGCCAAACGTTGTGACC includes:
- a CDS encoding tyrosine-type recombinase/integrase, which codes for MLRRFRDLAAQAGLPPIRLHDLRHGAATLMLAAGTDVKVVQETLGDTRVSTTLDVYTSVVPALFHASAQAVAELVAGRGDSLPPSPGLES
- a CDS encoding NUDIX domain-containing protein; translated protein: MDHDLDLLTQGADRDGIDKHVVGAVIHNDRHVLILRRSGEDGFLPGIEELPSGGAEPGEDLVQALARELAEEVGWRQPLQLDPGFVATFDYTTGSGRRARQFTFSLAHDGTPISLSAEHTSHRWITPDELAHTTLTAESKNTIMTWAGQAASRLQTG
- a CDS encoding IS3 family transposase, whose protein sequence is MTSVPAASISVAAPWRRSCSRIGGSPAWAARSRKRRNNQSGRSGSCFDNAVTESFFASLETELIDRTRFSTRAQAQQAVFSYIEGFYNPHRRHSANAKLSPADYERHHTAALASAPHPPSLTSKAA